The Deinococcus hopiensis KR-140 genome has a window encoding:
- a CDS encoding Type 1 glutamine amidotransferase-like domain-containing protein → MKLLLTSAGIKNPSIHDALLDLLGKPIAEATALCIPTAGYGHPQTNPTHAWRFISGQEPQCPMTELGWKSVGVLELTALPSIGRERWVPWVQQADVLLVNGGDALYLGHWMRESGLADLLPSLRETVWVGLSAGSMVMTPRTGKDFVAWQPPTGSDETLGLVDFSIFPHLDHPDLPHNTLTNAEKWAAGLSGPAYAIDDETAIKVTDSGLEVISEGHWKRFTPQQP, encoded by the coding sequence CTTCTGGGCAAGCCGATTGCCGAGGCCACTGCCCTTTGCATTCCCACGGCGGGTTACGGACATCCACAGACCAATCCAACCCATGCGTGGCGATTTATCAGCGGACAGGAACCCCAGTGCCCAATGACCGAACTGGGTTGGAAGTCTGTGGGCGTGCTGGAACTGACCGCGCTGCCCAGCATCGGGCGGGAGCGCTGGGTTCCCTGGGTGCAGCAGGCAGACGTTTTGCTGGTCAACGGCGGCGACGCCCTGTACCTGGGCCACTGGATGCGGGAGTCCGGGCTGGCGGACCTGTTGCCGTCGCTGCGCGAGACCGTCTGGGTGGGACTGAGTGCGGGGAGCATGGTCATGACCCCACGTACCGGAAAGGACTTCGTGGCGTGGCAGCCTCCCACGGGAAGCGACGAGACACTGGGCCTCGTCGATTTCTCGATCTTCCCGCATCTGGATCACCCGGACCTGCCGCACAACACCCTAACCAATGCAGAGAAGTGGGCGGCGGGCCTTTCCGGTCCGGCCTACGCGATCGACGATGAGACTGCCATCAAAGTCACGGACAGCGGCCTTGAGGTGATCTCCGAGGGGCACTGGAAGCGCTTTACACCCCAGCAGCCCTAG